AGTATGGAGTCGTAATCCCGACGTTTGACGGGATTGGTCAGGATTTTATGGGCCTGGCTTAATAATGAAAGATCGGACTCCTTGCCCATTTCCTGATACTGTTCCTGCAACAGGCGGCGGTAGGACTGGGATATCTCGGAAGTTTCGGCCCCGCGGCTCACTCCCAGAATTTCGTAGTAGTTCCTCATTTGACGGCGGTTTCCTGTTTTTGCAATTTTTCCAGCCTTGCCCGGCTGCCTTCCAGCAGCTGCATCACCGCGGTTAGGTCTTTTTGTTTTTCGCCTATTTCCAGGGAAAGGCGTTCCTTCTCTCCGGTCCACTGTTCGCAGATATCGGACATCTCCTGAATGTTGTCCCGCATCTCTTCCACCTTCTGCTCCAGCTCGGAGGCCTCGCGCCGCTTCTCTTCGATGGTCTGCTCCAGCTCGCTTTCCTCCAGGCGCTTTTCGGCGATGAACTGCACCAGGTTCTGCACTTCGGCCTTGGATTGCTTGAGCCACTGGGCCAGATTGGCTTCGCCCTTTTTAAGCTCCGTCATCCGGGTGTTAAGCTCGGCTTCCTGCTGCTGGATGCTGACTAATCGCTTGTCCAGCTCGATGCCCTCTTCGATCCGGGCGGTCAGATGGTGGCTGACTTCTTCCAATTTGGACTGCTTGTTCCGGAGCAGCCCTTCAAATTCCACTAATTGCTTGCGGCCCTGGTCGATCACGCCATCCAGCTCGGTCCGCTCCTGCCGCATTTTTTTGACCTGGCTGGTCAGGTCCGATTCCTCTCCCCGGAACATCTCCAGCCACCGGGTATGGTCGGCCGCCTCGGCCTCCACTTTTCTAAGCTCCTTGCGCCGGGCGTCCAGCTCTTTTTCTATGTCTTTTTTCTTACGCTCGAATTCGGCCAGGGCTTCGCCGGCAGTGGCCACGGTAATGGTTTTGGGAGCCGATAGCGCCAGTAGCAGCAAGATGATGATAATCAGGGCCGCCGCCTGTCCGGCTACGATCGGAATGGGGATGGCCGGTTTTAAGGAAGCGGCCGGCTGGGCCTGTCCTTTGGTCAAAAGATAAAGGCTTCCGATCTTATCCTTGCCCAGCAATATAGGAACGGCCGCCCAGTAGGATCTTTCCTTGGGCCCGGCCGAAGCCGGCTGCAGTAGAAGATTCTCGTCCGTCAGAGTTTTGATCCCGTCCGGCAATGAGAGGGGCTGGCCCACCATGTCATCTTCGGAGGCGGCCACTATCTGTCCCTTGCTATTGGCCACCCGGATCTGCGACACTTCGGGATAATCAGACCGGGCCTGGGCCATCAATTCGGACAGCGAAAGATCATCGGCGTTGGCCACCGGGTCGGAAAGGCTGCGGGCCAGGCTCTTGGCAATAAGTTCGGAGCGGGTCTTAAGCTCGTCCGGAGCCGCGCTGCCCGAAGGTTTTTTATTTTGAAGCAGAGCAAGCGCCGTAAGACCCAAAGCCGCCAGGGCCAGGATCACGCTTATTATTATGGAAACGGTTCTTTTCATTAAAGCTGTTATAGGATAATACCTTATATACCAGTATAATAGTATTAAAAATTGATTTTAAAGTCAAGTAAAATAATTAGATTACTGTTTACTAAGGCTTTAACTTAGATAGCATGTTACGTTTTTCATCCGCAGATTTTCGCAGATTTCACAGATGTATTAATGCCGTTTGGGATATGTTACGTTCTATATCTGCATCAATCTGTGGATAGTAATTCCCCGTAAAGGACAGATAGACATTTACTACTGTTTTCGGTTGACCATGGTTATGGAAGCCTGGTCGGTGGGCATGATGATGATGTCCTCGATGTTGACATGGGCCGGCCGGGTGCAGGACCATACCACAGCTTCGGCGATGTCTTCCGGCCTTAGCGGTGCCATCCCCTGATAGGCCTTGTCCGCCCGCTGCTGGTCGCCATGGAAACGGACAATAGCGAACTCAGTCTCCACAAAACCGGGATCGATGCTGGTTACCCTGATATTGGTACCGAAGACATCCATCCTCATGGCCTTGTTCAGTGCTTTCACCGCATACTTGGTGGCGTTGTAAACATTGCCGGCCGGGTAGACCTCGTGCCCGGCGATTGAGCCGATGTTGACGACATGGCCGGAGTTCCTCTTGACCATGCCCGGCATCACCGCCCGGGTGACGTAGAGCAGGCCCTTGATGTTGGTGTCTATCATCTCCTCCCAGTTCTGGATCACCCCTTCCTGGATCTTCTCCAGACCCCGGGACAGTCCGGCATTGTTCAGTAGGATGTCGATGTCGGACCATTGAGCGGGCAATTTATTGATCGCTTCCTCTACTTCCTTCTGTTTGCGAACATCAAAAACAAGTAACGTGGTTACAAGATTCTTATTAATCTTCGATATTTCTCCAGCCAATTCCACTAAACGTTCTTTGCGCCTGGCTGCCAGGATTAGTTTAGCTCCTGCCTTGGCAAACTCGATGGCACACGCTCGCCCGATGCCGCTGGAGGCCCCGGTGATAAATACGATTTTGTTTTTCAAATCCTGCATCAATGCCTCATATTTATATTATCTCTTTTATCAGTTTAACGTCTTCCGGCTTCGTCTCAGATATCCTGATGCAATCCACCAGCCGCCTGGCCGCCTCCTGACCCTTCTGTTCATCATTGCAGAGCACTTTGACCATAGTGTCTCCGGGCTTTACCTGTTCGCCGATCTTGCGGTCAAAGATGAACCCGGCCGCCGGATCAATGACATCATCCATCTTCAGCCGGCCGCAGCCCAAGAAGACCCCGGTCATGCCTACCTCCCGGTTGTCCATGGAATGAATATACCCGGCCTTCTCCGCTTTAGCTTTTATGATATGCTGGGCCTGGGGCAATACTTTCTTGCAATCATCGGCAACTTTGACCTCCCCGCCGTGGGCCGCCACCATCTCCCGGAATTTGTCCAGGCCCTGGCCGGAGGAAACTATCTGCTGAAGTATCCTTTTGCCGAATCCCACGTCATTGGCCCGCTCGCCCAGCACCAGCATCTCGGCACCCAGGGCATAGGTGATCTCCATCAGGTCTCCGGGGCCGTTGCCTTTGAGACAGTCCACGCATTCTTCGATCTCCAGAGCATTGCCCACTGTCCGGCCCAGCGGCTGGTTCATGTCGGTGATCAGGGCCTTCATCTTTTTGCCCATCCCCTGCCCGATGGCTGTCATGGTTTTGGTAAGCGCCAATGCGTCCTCGTGCTTCTGCATGAAGGCCCCGCTGCCGGTCTTGACGTCCAGCACCAGCCCGTCGGCGCCCTCGGCCAGCTTCTTGGACATGATGGACGCGGCTATCAGCGGGATGCAGTCCACCGTGGCGGTTACATCGCGCAGGGCATACAGCTTCTTGTCGGCCGGGGCCAGGTCCGGGGTCTGCCCCATCATGGCCAGCCCGATCCGGGCCAGGGTGTGACGGAACTCATCATAAGACAGATCGGTGCGGAAACCGGGAATGGATTCCAGCTTGTCCAAGGTCCCGCCGGTGTGTCCCAGCCCCCGGCCCGAAACCATCGGCACCGGCACCCCGGCTGCCGCCACCATCGGCGCTAAGATTATGGAAATCTTGTCCCCCACCCCACCGGTGGAATGCTTGTCCACCTTGATGCCGGGGATGTCGGACAGGTCAAACACCCGGCCGGAATTCATCAGAGACATGGCCAACTCGCTGGTTTCGGCTTCAGTCATGCCTTTCAGGAATATGGCCATCAGCAGGGCGGCAGTCTGATAATCGGGTATGGCCCCGGAAGTATAATTGGCGATGAACCATTTTATCTCGCCTGATGAGAGTTCGCCGCCGTTGCGCTTTTTATAGATTATTTCGTAAGGGGTCATATCACCTCTCCCACTAAATGCTCGAAAATATTTTAAATCTTGTTTTCGTGGTTTTCGCGTGTTTCGCAGGCATTATAGTTTCCTGGACCACTCCAGCACCACCATCCAGATGGGCATGGCCTTGCGCCAGCCCGTGCCTTTTACGATATTCCGGAACCAGGCGCTTTTGGGCAGGTGCATCTCGGTCTTTTTGGCTCCCAGCAAACGCCCCAGTTTCCGGCCCTCCTTGAGGATCGTCTGAAAAGTCTTGGGATCCAGCGCCGCCGCCCGGCAGTAATTATAGAACTTCTTGTCCTTTGACTGTAATATTACCAGGCCCCCGGCCAGCCCCCGGTGGCCGTAATATCCGTAAACCCTTTTTTGTTTGATCAAACCGTCAAGGGCTTGTTTGTCAAATGTTTTGGCCGACCAACTGTCCAGATACAACCCCTTCCAATATTTGGCCTGCCGGTCGCGATTGAAAAGGCTGAGATACTCCTGGCCTTCTTTGGGTTTGGCCCGCACCAGCGCAGTTTCTGTAGTATCGGTAAGTTTGCTTATGTACTCGTCGAACCCGGCCACGATCTTCATGGATTTGGACTGGCCCAGGTGCTGGGATATCTTGTTATACGAGCCGGTGGCATAACGAACGTATTTTGGTTTTAAGGACATGGCTTTCTTCCAGGCATGGTTCTGAATGATCCGTCCGATGCCGCAACCCCGGTATTTAGGATTGACCCGCAAACCCTCCAGCCACAGCTCGCCCGGCCGGTGAATGGTGATTTTTCCCACTCCCACCGGAACATCGTTGATGGTGGCCGCGAAAAAAAGCCCGTTTCTGGTTTTTACCCATTCGTCCCAGACCTCGGGCATGTAATCCCCCCAGCGGCCGAAGGTATGTTTGCAGAACCCAAGTACCACGGCTTTGTCCGAGTCCCTGGCCGGACGGATATTTATACGTCCTGCATCATCTTTAGCTTTAGTGTTCATTTGGGAATCCTTATTTATCCTTTTCGTCGCTTTCTCTTTGAAGAGAAAGCTCCAAAGAGAGGCCTTCGCTAAAGCTACGGCCCCCAGGGGAAGGCATGCAAGGAGCGTAAGCGAAACTTTCGCTTCAGCGCCGCTTTGATGCACCGGCTGCCTGAATTTATTGACCCGAATATTAGGCATAATACTGGCACTAATTTCTTTATTCGGCTTTGAGCCGGATAAAACGCCAGCCTTTGCCGGACAGCAGCGCTGAAGCGAACCTTGGTTGGTCCCGGGACCCCGCCATCAGCGGAGCGGCTTGGTTTCAGTCCCGATAAAGCCCCGCCTTGGCGGGGCCGGGGCGTAAGCCTTGCTTACCGCGGAACTGGGCTTCGGCGTGAGCTCAGCCGAACGGCGGTAAAAACTTCTTGGCATACTTTCTTAGTCATAAGAAAGTATGATTGAAAAGATTATATTCTGGACTATTTACAAAATTGACATGTCGACAAAGATAGTGTCTATGCTTCTGTCAGTCCGGTAAAATGAAAATTGTTGACCTTAAGCGGCGGGACCACCATATTCTCCTGGCTCTCCGGGATGCCCAATGCCTCCACGTTGTTGAAGAACTCCACCAGGTCCTGGTTGAAGCGCATGTTCTTTACCCCGCAGGATATCTTGCCGTCTACGATCAGGAAGGTGCCGTCCCGGGTCATCCCGGTGATGATCGGGACCTTGCGGTCCACTACCCGGTTGTACCAGAAACGGGTCACCAGCACCCCGCACTGGGTGGATTTTATCATATCTTCCAAAGAGGCGCTCCCGCCTTCCAAAACCAGATTGCTGGGCATCGGGCCGTAGGTGTTGGGCTGCGGCAGGCCATGCCCGGTGGTCTCGGTCTTGTCCTGGGCCGCAGTTTTTAGGTCATATACCGGCCCGCGGGCCACGCCTTTATCAATTATGACTACTTTCTTCTTCGGCATGCCCTCGGAATCAAACGGTTCGGCCCAGGCCGCCAGGGAATTGTAGGCATCGTCGGTGATGGTGATGTTTTCGCCCATCAGTTTTTGTCCCAGTTTGCCGGACAGGCAGCTCAGGTTCTCCTGCACCGAGAGGGCCCCGAAGGCCAGGAATGACAGGAACATCAAGGGCGTGGTCACCGCCTCGGGCTCCAGGATGACTGTGTAATCGCCGGGATCCAACGCTTTGGCATTAAGCCCGCCCAGACATTTCTGAATGGCGATGGAAGCTACTTTCTCCGGATCCAGGTCTTCGGCTTTTCGCACCATACTGGCAAACCGGCCGGCGGCGATCCCGGAACGGGCGGTAATCTCCATGTTCAGAGTGCTGATCCGGTGGTAAGCAAAAAGCCCGTTGCTGTTGGCCATGGCCGTGGCGTACATGGTGTTGCTGACCAGCCCGGCCAGCTCCACCTTTTCCAGCCTGGCCAGTTTGACCGCCTTCAGCACCATCTCCGCCCGCTGTTCCGGCTCCATGAAAGCCGAGTTTTCATCATAGGGATTGATCTCCCGGTATTTCTGTGGCCCCACCAAAGGCGGAAGTTCCTGGGTGCCGGTGATGGCCCGGGCCGCTCCCAAAGCCTGCCGGGCCAGCTTTTTCAAGGATTTATCGTCGAACTGGTTGGTGGCGGCTCGGCCCGAGCGGTTGTCAAGGTCCACCCGCAGGGAGACATTCAGGTCCGACACATCCACGTTCTGATGGATGGTGTTGTTGGCGATCCGGGTCAGCGGGCTGGCGTTCTGGGTCAGGATCACCTCGGCCTGGCCCTCTTTGGCGAAGGACAACGCCCTTTGGCAGATATCACGGGCCTGATTTTTATCTATCAACATTTTATTTCATCCGTCGTTATGATTTACTTTTTACCTGGTATGACGCCGACCTTGATATCCCGGAACCGGGATGGCGCGCAGCCCTGGGCGGTCCGGGCCAGCTGTTGGGGTTCTCCCTTGCCACAGTTGCAGGTGCCCCAGATCTTCCAGTCCTTGGGTCCGGCGATGGCGTCGCAGGCGTTCCAGAACTGCGGGGTGAATCCGGTGTAGGTGGCGTTCTTGAGCATCTGCCCCAGCTTGCCCTTTTTTATCTCCCAGGCGATCTCGGTGCCGAACTGGAAATTGGAGCGCCGGTCGTCGATGGAAAAGCTCTTGTTGGTGGCCAGGTAGATGCCATCCTCAGTCTCAGAGACGATCTGCTCAAGTGATTTGGTGCCCGGCTCCAGATTGATGCAGGTCATCCGAACTATCGGCATGTTGCCCCAGCCGTCGGCCCGCATGGCCCCGGTGGATTTTTTGCCTATGACCTTGGCGGTCTCGCGGGAGGAAAGGTAGTTGACCAACATCCCATTCTTTATCAGGTCGGACTTTTGGGCCTTGACCCCCTCGTCGTCGTAGCCGTAGCTGCCCAGCCCCCTGGGGCAGATGGGGTCAGAGATTATGGTAACGATGTCCGAACCGTATTTCAGCTTATCCAGATTGTCGGTGGTGGCAAAGCTGGTACCGGCGAAGTTGGCCTCGCTACCGAACACCCGGTCCAGCTCCAGCGGATGGCCCACCGATTCGTGAATCTGCAGGGACAGCTGGGATCCCTCGATGATGATCTCCTTTTCTCCCGACGGACACTGGACGGCGGAAAGTAGGGCCACCGCTTCTCCGGCGGTCTGGCCGGCATGGCCGGCAAAATCCAGCTGTTCGATCATCTCGTAGCCGTTGGACTCCCACTGCCCGCCGTGGGAACAGGGGTAGGAACGGTACTGCACATCGCCGTCTTTGACGGCGGTGGCGGTGTATCCTCCGCCGCACTGGATGATCCTCTGCTCTATCAGCGATCCGATGGTGGAGGCGAACAACTGGTCCTCCACCCAGGCCGCGATCCGTGACTCGGTGATGTTCACGCCTTTAACCTGGCGCATGGCGGCATCGGTCTTAAGCAACAATGCGATCTTTTCCTCCAGCGGAACTTCCAACGGGTTCTTCTTGTGTGGTGTGACATATTTGTCTATGTATTTCTCCACCGGGGCCAGCTCCAGGTCTTTTACCTTGAGCAGGGCGCTGGCCTTGGCCACTTTCACCGCCAGCTTGGCCACCCGCTCTATTTCGGCCTTGTCTATTTTGGAGCTGGAGGCAAAACCCCAGGCCCCGTTGGCGATCACCCGGATGCCGAAGCCGCCGGAGGTCCCCCGGTTGATGCTGCCCACCTGGCCGTCCTTGACCTCCACCCGCTCGGATTCATCGTTGATGATCCGAATGTCGGCGTAGCTGGCCCCGGCCAGCTCGGCCACATTAAGGGCGTGTTGCGCTAGGTCTTTCAATTTTATTACTCCCACTTATAATATTTTCTCTATTAACTTCTTACTGGTCGTTGGAACAATTGCGAATCCTACACAATAATTTACTTTCGGATTTGTTCTACTTTTCTAATATTTTTATATTTTGGGAACAAATATAAGGTGATTACAAACACAAAAATCAAAACCATCATCATGATAACAATGTCTTTTCTTATTCCCGCCATAAATGGCATCGTTATTTTAATTTCACTTTCTCTGATGGTTTTATAACCTTTAATAAGAAATTCAATACTTTGCCCCGGTTCAAGTCTTTCAATAGTATAGCAAAGGTTAGGGCTATTGGGATTGATCTCACTGACTGTGGATGCTGCAGTAAATCCTACGACCTCTAAATAACCAGAATACACAACATCGTTAACAAAAAAACGTATATTCCCCATTAGTTCTGATGTTTTATTTGAAACCGTAATAAATGAGTAAACTTTCGTTGCAAGCACAAATTTCATAAGATTTTCATTGTCAATTAATCCCGGCTTATCTCCTTTTAATTTATACAACTGCTCTAAAGGATTATCAACTAATGATTGCCCTAGGTCAAGTTTATTCTTTGCTGCTTCTTCAAGAACATCGCTTACATATAACATAGAGAGGCCTAACCTTTTTTCCTCATCCGTTCTATAAGCAGAATAATTTAATGTTTGTTTTGGTAAAACACTAGAATCAGTAATTCCAAATATATACCATGGTGATAGTCCACTCCAACCTTGTTGTTTCCAATTCTTAAGTCGTTCATAAGGCAAATAATATGGCATCCCTTTTTTTGTATCCATATCTTCTGGTTTACCATAAGGTGCTAATACATTTTTGTCTTTGCCCTCCACTCTAAAATAATTACGCATTTTACTTGAATCTATTGATTCCGATACTTTGGCCATATTAAATATATAAATCGGCCTTAGTACTTTTATTTGTGGTTTCGATCGTATTGGAAATATTCCAACAGTTGCCAACAAACCAACAATACCTAGCATCGCTACATAGAGATTTGTTATCTTTACGATACTATCAAATGTATTATTTCCTTTGCCATTTTTCTTCATATTTTGTTGAGCTCCATTTTCCCACTCGTTTCTATTCAATCCGTAATGAAGCTTGTCCAGCCATTCACCGTTCCATTCCCGGATTTCCCTTTCACATCCCTCATTCTTAAAACCAATCTTCTCGGCCACCCGGATCATCCTCTTGTTGAATGACCAGGTCTCTATGCCTATGTGGTGCAGGTTGCGGCTCCGGAACAGGTAATCTATCCATAATTTTAGGGCTTCCGTCCCCAGGCCCTTGCTGATCAAAGAATCCTCATAAATAGCTACCCCGACATATTTATGATCCTGATTACCTTTATCAGCATAGCAATTCACCGTACCAATGGGGCGTGTGCTTTCATTCTCGACTATAATTGCCATACCAAACTTGTCTTCTTTTTCACCTTCAATGCTTTTAGTTATTCTGGCAATATATTCCTCATCTGGTTCTGGCTGATCTTTTTCCCAAGGAGCATCGAATAACTTAGCTTGGCCGTTCATTTGGCGCCATTTAAAGAATATAGGAACATCTTCCAATGTCCTTCTTCTCAACCAAACTATCTCGCCCTTGGCCAGGATCACCCCAGTATGTCCCGGTAATCTATCTTCATGGCCATTTTGGCCTTTTCTAAAATGTCTCCGGTCACTTCCTGTCCTTTGATGATACCCTGCTTCAGCACATTCCTGACATAACCCAGGTCATTGCCCAGTTCTATGCGCTTCTGCCGGATCGGGGCAAAATAGGCGTTCATGTTGGCTATCAGCTCCTTCTTGCAGACCACGCAGCCTCTCCCGCCTTTCAGGCATTCCTCTTTGATGGCGGCGTGGCCCGACGTGAATATCTGGTGGTAGCTATGAACTATACAGCCGTCGGGGTGACCGGGATCGTCCTTGCGGGCCTTGGCGGGATCGGTGTAGGCGCTCATGATCTTCTTGGCGGTCTCTTCTTCGCTGTCCTTGAGCTCTATGGAGTTGTTCAGTGATTTGCTCATCTTGGCGTTGCCGTCAAATCCCTTGATCCGCCCGAACGAGCCCACCTTGGCCTCCGGCTCCACGAACACCTGGCCGTAGATCCGGTTGAAATCGCGGGCGATCTCCCGGGTCATTTCTATCATCGGCAGCTGGTCGTCGCCCACCGGCACCAGGTCGGCATTGAAGGCCAGAATGTCGGCGGCCTGCGAGACGGGATAGGCGTAGAACCCGAAGGGCAGTGATTCCCCAAAACCCTTCTGCTTGATCTCCTCCTTGACCGTGGGATTGCGCCCCACCCGGGCCACTGTGACCAGATTCATGAAGAATATGGTCAGGTCGGCGATGGCCGGCAGTTTGGACTGAATGACGATGGTGGATTTATTCGGGTCTATCCCTGCCGCCAGGTTATCCAGGGTCACCTCGATGATGTTGTCGTGCACCTTTTGGGGGGCGTCAAAATTATCGGTCAACGCCTGAACATCCGCGATCAGAACATAGGTTTCGTACTGGTCCTGCAGTTTCACCCGCTCCACCAGCGAGCCGAAATAGTGCCCTATGTGCAGCGGTCCGGTGGGCCGGTCTCCTGTCAGAATACGTTTCATTTTGCCCGTAAACTGTAAATTGTGAAATGTGAAGTGTTAATTGTTTTTAGCGGCCAGACTTCGGATAAGACCGGCCAAGGTCTTGCTGACATTGGTTATCATTCCATCAATGTTGCTCTTCTCTTCCGCTTTGATATAACCCAGTGCCAATGACAGTTCCAAAAATGTATCCAGTTCGCTCAAAGATCCTCCGGCTATCGAAAGAAATTGTACAAATTCTTTTGTTGACCTTCGGGCTGCGCCCTCTGCGATATTGGCAGGAACCGAGGTCGCTGCACGCCGCATCTGGGATATAATTCCGTATTGCTCTTCTTTTGGATATCGGCCGGTAAGGTCATACACTGCCTTGGCCAGTTGAATGCTCATTTTCCAGACATCCAGTTTTTTATGCGCCCTTTCCATACTCACCCCCTTCATATTTCACAGTTTACAGTTCACAATTCACACCCCCTCGTTGATTTTGCTCCAAGGAGTGAATCCGTGCCCCAGCACTTCCTTGACGTCGGTGACCACCATGAAGGCCTTGGGATCCAGCAGACTGACTATTTCCTTCAACTGCACTAGCTCCCTCCGGCTGACCACGCAGAACAAAATGGCGCGCTCGGTGCCCTTGTAAAAGCCCTTGCCCACCCACATGGTCCCGCCCCGGTTCATCTCCAGCACCACTTCGCCCCTGATTAGCTGGTGGTTGTCGGAGATAATATAGGCCGCCTTATTGTAGGACCAGCCCTCCAGGATCACGTCCAGGATTCGACTGGAGACATACAAAGTGATCAGGCCGTACAAGGCCAGGTCCACGCTGCGGAAGGTCAGCCCGGCCAGGACGATGATGAAGAAGTCCACCATGATGATGCCGATGCCCGGGATGGCGTTGGTGTATTTGGCGATGATCTGGGCCACAATGTCCGAGCCCCCGGTGGTGGCCTGGTGCCGGAAAGCCAGCCCCAGTCCGACCCCCAGCAGGATGGCTCCGTAAAGCGCTGCCAGTATGGTGTTCTGGGTGGCAGCCTTGAAATGGAACATGGCCTGCAGGAAATCGGTCAAAAAGGAAGTGACAAACACCGCATAGATGGTGCGGAAACCGAATTTCTTGCCGAACTCCAGCAGCCCCCAGATGAACAGCGGTATGTTGACGGCGAAGATCACCACGCCCACCGGCAGTTTAAAAAGGTAGTGCAGAATAGTGCTTATTCCGGCCGCGCCGCCCGGGGCTATCTTATGGGGCACCAGGAACAGATCGTAGGAAAGGGCCATCAGGGCGCAGCCTATCGTGATCATGGAAAAGTCCCAGATGACCTTTGATAATTTGGGCTTTAAGCCCAGGCTTTTCAGGCTGATGTCCATAGATTATCGTTTATGCTCTTTTAGGAATTGTGCTTTGGCCAGTTCAATCACCTTCATCAGCGGCTGGCCGCTTTTTTGGGCGATCGTTCTGCATTCCTCATATTCCGGTATGAACTTATGAGATCCGTCGTAGAGGGTGACCCTTTTACCGGGGATCGGGCCGTAAGCGGTCTTTACTTTTGTCTCCCGGCGCGGAAGTGTATATCGTTCCAGCTCGCGGCGGCGGATGCCCAAAGTGGTGGTCTCTGAAAATATTGTATCCAGCATCGCGGCCTCGTTTTCCGGGCCGGTCAGGACCGAAAACATCACTGCGGGACGGTTTTTCTTCATTTGAATGGGCGTAAAATAAACGTCCAGCGCGCCCTGTTTGAAAAGAATTTCCAGCAGGTGCTGGTAGATTTGGGGGCTTAGGTCGTCGATATTGGTCTCCAGCATCACAATATCGCTAGGGCTTCTATTGTCCGGCATCAATTCTCCGGCCAGCACCCTCAGCAGGTTGGGCTGGGCCAGTTCCCGGGTGCCCGCGCCGTTCCCAACCGACTTTAGAATCATTTTGGGCATCGGCCCGAAGCCTTCGGCAAAATGGGTGATGATGGCCGCCCCGGTGGGAGTCACCAGTTCCCCGGAGAGATCGTTCTGATAGATCACCGCGTTCTTCAGAAGCTGGGCGGTGGCCGGTGCCGGCACCGGCAGGGTGCCGTGCTGGCATTTGACCTGCCCGTGCCCAAGATTCAAAGGCGAACAATATACTTCCTTGGCCCCCAACTCTTCCAGAGCCAGACAGCTGCCCACGATGTCAATGATAGCGTCAATCGCCCCCACTTCGTGAAAATGGATTTTCTGTTTTGAAATGCGGTGAACTTTTGACTCTGCTTCGGCCAGTCTGGTGAATATTGTAAT
The nucleotide sequence above comes from candidate division TA06 bacterium. Encoded proteins:
- a CDS encoding SDR family oxidoreductase, with amino-acid sequence MQDLKNKIVFITGASSGIGRACAIEFAKAGAKLILAARRKERLVELAGEISKINKNLVTTLLVFDVRKQKEVEEAINKLPAQWSDIDILLNNAGLSRGLEKIQEGVIQNWEEMIDTNIKGLLYVTRAVMPGMVKRNSGHVVNIGSIAGHEVYPAGNVYNATKYAVKALNKAMRMDVFGTNIRVTSIDPGFVETEFAIVRFHGDQQRADKAYQGMAPLRPEDIAEAVVWSCTRPAHVNIEDIIIMPTDQASITMVNRKQ
- a CDS encoding thymidine phosphorylase; this encodes MTPYEIIYKKRNGGELSSGEIKWFIANYTSGAIPDYQTAALLMAIFLKGMTEAETSELAMSLMNSGRVFDLSDIPGIKVDKHSTGGVGDKISIILAPMVAAAGVPVPMVSGRGLGHTGGTLDKLESIPGFRTDLSYDEFRHTLARIGLAMMGQTPDLAPADKKLYALRDVTATVDCIPLIAASIMSKKLAEGADGLVLDVKTGSGAFMQKHEDALALTKTMTAIGQGMGKKMKALITDMNQPLGRTVGNALEIEECVDCLKGNGPGDLMEITYALGAEMLVLGERANDVGFGKRILQQIVSSGQGLDKFREMVAAHGGEVKVADDCKKVLPQAQHIIKAKAEKAGYIHSMDNREVGMTGVFLGCGRLKMDDVIDPAAGFIFDRKIGEQVKPGDTMVKVLCNDEQKGQEAARRLVDCIRISETKPEDVKLIKEII
- a CDS encoding TldD/PmbA family protein codes for the protein MKDLAQHALNVAELAGASYADIRIINDESERVEVKDGQVGSINRGTSGGFGIRVIANGAWGFASSSKIDKAEIERVAKLAVKVAKASALLKVKDLELAPVEKYIDKYVTPHKKNPLEVPLEEKIALLLKTDAAMRQVKGVNITESRIAAWVEDQLFASTIGSLIEQRIIQCGGGYTATAVKDGDVQYRSYPCSHGGQWESNGYEMIEQLDFAGHAGQTAGEAVALLSAVQCPSGEKEIIIEGSQLSLQIHESVGHPLELDRVFGSEANFAGTSFATTDNLDKLKYGSDIVTIISDPICPRGLGSYGYDDEGVKAQKSDLIKNGMLVNYLSSRETAKVIGKKSTGAMRADGWGNMPIVRMTCINLEPGTKSLEQIVSETEDGIYLATNKSFSIDDRRSNFQFGTEIAWEIKKGKLGQMLKNATYTGFTPQFWNACDAIAGPKDWKIWGTCNCGKGEPQQLARTAQGCAPSRFRDIKVGVIPGKK
- a CDS encoding GNAT family N-acetyltransferase — translated: MILAKGEIVWLRRRTLEDVPIFFKWRQMNGQAKLFDAPWEKDQPEPDEEYIARITKSIEGEKEDKFGMAIIVENESTRPIGTVNCYADKGNQDHKYVGVAIYEDSLISKGLGTEALKLWIDYLFRSRNLHHIGIETWSFNKRMIRVAEKIGFKNEGCEREIREWNGEWLDKLHYGLNRNEWENGAQQNMKKNGKGNNTFDSIVKITNLYVAMLGIVGLLATVGIFPIRSKPQIKVLRPIYIFNMAKVSESIDSSKMRNYFRVEGKDKNVLAPYGKPEDMDTKKGMPYYLPYERLKNWKQQGWSGLSPWYIFGITDSSVLPKQTLNYSAYRTDEEKRLGLSMLYVSDVLEEAAKNKLDLGQSLVDNPLEQLYKLKGDKPGLIDNENLMKFVLATKVYSFITVSNKTSELMGNIRFFVNDVVYSGYLEVVGFTAASTVSEINPNSPNLCYTIERLEPGQSIEFLIKGYKTIRESEIKITMPFMAGIRKDIVIMMMVLIFVFVITLYLFPKYKNIRKVEQIRK
- a CDS encoding TldD/PmbA family protein is translated as MLIDKNQARDICQRALSFAKEGQAEVILTQNASPLTRIANNTIHQNVDVSDLNVSLRVDLDNRSGRAATNQFDDKSLKKLARQALGAARAITGTQELPPLVGPQKYREINPYDENSAFMEPEQRAEMVLKAVKLARLEKVELAGLVSNTMYATAMANSNGLFAYHRISTLNMEITARSGIAAGRFASMVRKAEDLDPEKVASIAIQKCLGGLNAKALDPGDYTVILEPEAVTTPLMFLSFLAFGALSVQENLSCLSGKLGQKLMGENITITDDAYNSLAAWAEPFDSEGMPKKKVVIIDKGVARGPVYDLKTAAQDKTETTGHGLPQPNTYGPMPSNLVLEGGSASLEDMIKSTQCGVLVTRFWYNRVVDRKVPIITGMTRDGTFLIVDGKISCGVKNMRFNQDLVEFFNNVEALGIPESQENMVVPPLKVNNFHFTGLTEA
- a CDS encoding GNAT family N-acetyltransferase gives rise to the protein MNTKAKDDAGRINIRPARDSDKAVVLGFCKHTFGRWGDYMPEVWDEWVKTRNGLFFAATINDVPVGVGKITIHRPGELWLEGLRVNPKYRGCGIGRIIQNHAWKKAMSLKPKYVRYATGSYNKISQHLGQSKSMKIVAGFDEYISKLTDTTETALVRAKPKEGQEYLSLFNRDRQAKYWKGLYLDSWSAKTFDKQALDGLIKQKRVYGYYGHRGLAGGLVILQSKDKKFYNYCRAAALDPKTFQTILKEGRKLGRLLGAKKTEMHLPKSAWFRNIVKGTGWRKAMPIWMVVLEWSRKL